The following are from one region of the Streptomyces tuirus genome:
- a CDS encoding FadR/GntR family transcriptional regulator: protein MAVTDEAIEKIKGMIVSGALRPGDRLPKESELAAGLGLSRNSLREAVRALSLIRILDVRQGDGTYVTSLDPQLLLEALSFVVDFHRDDTVLEFLAVRRILEPAATAMAAVRISEQQVDALTAQLDKLGEAPSVEDLVACDPEFHRGIVHSSGNSVLCSLLDGLSGPTTRARIWRGLSQEDAVARTLREHRAILAALRDRDAEAARSWATVHIASVEQWLRSTL from the coding sequence ATGGCAGTCACCGACGAGGCGATCGAGAAGATCAAGGGAATGATCGTCTCCGGCGCGCTGCGCCCGGGCGACCGGCTGCCCAAGGAGAGCGAACTCGCCGCCGGCCTCGGCCTGTCCCGCAACTCCCTGCGGGAGGCGGTGCGTGCCCTGTCGCTGATCCGGATCCTGGACGTGCGGCAGGGCGACGGCACGTACGTCACCAGCCTCGACCCGCAACTCCTGCTGGAGGCACTGAGCTTCGTCGTCGACTTCCACCGCGACGACACGGTGCTGGAGTTCCTCGCCGTGCGCCGCATCCTGGAGCCGGCCGCGACCGCGATGGCGGCCGTGCGGATCAGCGAGCAGCAGGTGGACGCGCTGACGGCCCAGCTGGACAAGCTCGGTGAGGCCCCCTCCGTGGAGGATCTGGTCGCCTGCGACCCGGAGTTCCACCGGGGCATCGTGCACAGCTCGGGCAACTCGGTGCTGTGCTCACTGCTCGACGGGCTGTCGGGCCCCACGACCCGGGCCCGGATCTGGCGCGGCCTCAGTCAGGAGGACGCGGTCGCCCGCACCCTGCGCGAGCACCGGGCGATCCTCGCCGCCCTGCGCGACCGGGACGCCGAGGCGGCCCGCTCGTGGGCGACCGTGCACATCGCGAGTGTGGAGCAGTGGCTGCGCTCCACGCTGTGA
- a CDS encoding PAC2 family protein encodes MIELEGVPELVDPVMVAAFEGWNDAGDAASTAVAHLDREWKGEVFAALDAEDYYDFQVNRPTVFMEAGVRKITWPTTRLSVVRVGGEKPRDLVLVRGIEPSMRWRSFCNELLGFAHELGVELVVVLGALLGDTPHTRPVPISGTTSDPDLARRMDLEETKYEGPTGIVGVLQEACTHAGVPAVSLWAAVPHYVSQPPNPKATLALLNRLEDLIDVRIPLGELPEDARAWQVGVDQLAAEDSEVAEYVQSLEEARDTAELPEASGEAIAREFERYLRRHDGGGPPGPGGHATADGSDSTSYLRDNPGGRTRPPKPPKPGTDDDESSDD; translated from the coding sequence GTGATCGAGCTCGAGGGGGTTCCCGAGCTGGTCGACCCGGTCATGGTGGCCGCGTTCGAGGGCTGGAACGACGCCGGCGACGCCGCCTCCACCGCGGTCGCGCATCTGGACAGGGAGTGGAAGGGCGAGGTCTTCGCGGCGCTGGACGCCGAGGACTACTACGACTTCCAGGTGAACCGCCCCACGGTGTTCATGGAAGCGGGCGTCCGCAAGATCACCTGGCCCACGACCAGGCTGTCGGTGGTCCGGGTGGGCGGCGAGAAGCCGCGCGACCTCGTCCTCGTCAGGGGCATCGAACCGTCCATGAGGTGGCGGTCGTTCTGCAATGAACTGCTGGGCTTCGCGCACGAACTGGGCGTGGAACTGGTGGTCGTCCTGGGCGCCCTGCTCGGTGACACCCCGCACACCCGTCCGGTCCCGATCAGCGGCACCACGTCCGACCCGGACCTGGCCCGCCGCATGGATCTGGAGGAGACCAAGTACGAGGGCCCCACGGGCATCGTCGGAGTCCTCCAGGAGGCGTGCACGCACGCGGGCGTCCCGGCCGTGTCGCTCTGGGCGGCGGTGCCGCACTACGTGTCCCAGCCGCCGAACCCGAAGGCCACGCTGGCCCTGCTGAACCGCCTTGAGGACCTGATCGACGTGCGCATCCCGCTGGGCGAGCTGCCCGAGGACGCGCGCGCCTGGCAGGTCGGCGTGGACCAGCTGGCCGCCGAGGACAGCGAGGTCGCCGAGTACGTCCAGTCGCTGGAGGAGGCCCGGGACACCGCGGAGTTGCCGGAGGCGTCCGGCGAGGCCATCGCCCGGGAGTTCGAGCGCTACCTGCGGCGCCATGACGGCGGCGGACCGCCCGGGCCCGGCGGTCACGCCACGGCGGACGGCAGCGACAGCACCTCGTACCTGCGGGACAACCCCGGCGGCCGCACCCGCCCGCCCAAGCCGCCGAAGCCGGGCACGGACGACGACGAGTCGTCGGACGACTGA